The following coding sequences are from one uncultured Desulfobacter sp. window:
- a CDS encoding homocysteine S-methyltransferase family protein, protein MTRDKVTIIDGGIGRELERRGAAFKQPEWSALAMMETPDLVKEVHKAFIKSGASVITTNSYALVPFHIGEGLFEHQGKSLATIAGQTACAAVSETRPNTRVAGSIPPLFGSYRPDLYRPDQVAEIAGPLIEGLCLYVDLWLCETQSLIDEPVRVKALVDQLDQSAKPFWVAFTLDDAHLNPEPILRSGESLVDAVQKMVNAKVDAILFNCCQPEVISRAIEVTREQLELLNAEHIEIGAYANAFSPQPKDAKANETLNEIRPDLTPASYLSWAQKWVRDGATLIGGCCGIGPEHIQVLSEKLIKPCA, encoded by the coding sequence ATGACAAGAGACAAAGTGACGATTATAGACGGCGGCATTGGCAGGGAACTGGAACGGCGGGGGGCTGCGTTCAAACAACCGGAGTGGTCCGCATTGGCCATGATGGAGACGCCGGACCTGGTCAAAGAGGTTCATAAAGCATTTATCAAGAGCGGCGCATCCGTTATTACCACCAACAGCTATGCCCTGGTCCCTTTTCACATTGGAGAAGGTTTGTTTGAACATCAGGGAAAATCCCTGGCAACCATTGCCGGCCAGACGGCTTGTGCGGCCGTCAGTGAAACCCGTCCCAATACACGTGTTGCAGGTTCCATCCCCCCGCTGTTCGGCTCCTACCGCCCTGATTTGTACAGACCCGACCAGGTTGCTGAAATTGCCGGCCCCTTGATAGAGGGGCTTTGCCTGTATGTGGATTTATGGTTATGTGAAACCCAAAGCCTGATTGATGAGCCGGTCCGGGTCAAAGCCCTGGTTGATCAACTGGATCAGTCAGCCAAACCGTTCTGGGTCGCTTTTACCCTGGATGATGCTCATTTAAATCCCGAACCTATTTTGCGCTCGGGGGAATCGCTGGTGGACGCCGTTCAAAAGATGGTCAATGCAAAGGTAGATGCTATTTTATTTAACTGCTGCCAACCCGAAGTTATCAGTCGGGCCATTGAAGTGACCCGGGAACAACTTGAACTATTAAACGCGGAACATATCGAAATCGGCGCCTATGCAAATGCGTTTTCCCCACAACCTAAAGATGCAAAGGCAAACGAAACGCTCAATGAGATCAGACCGGATTTAACCCCGGCATCATATCTGAGCTGGGCCCAAAAATGGGTTCGGGACGGTGCGACGCTGATCGGCGGATGCTGTGGCATCGGGCCGGAACATATACAGGTATTATCCGAAAAACTCATCAAACCCTGCGCGTAA
- a CDS encoding phosphagen kinase → MKAEPGLPFHVFSRSKIKQHLTLTLYNDLKGIRTSSGYSLDQAIKSGIGNPDSAIGIYAGDMDSYDCFAPVLLPIIEDYHHLEQGWSHKPGMEKAVLPDLDPTQTFIRSARIRVARNLCGFPFSGNMSLNQRQALEETIKQAVDTLSEKLSGTYTGFADLNESQFNGLLEKGLAFPKGDRFMDAAGINQDYPIGRGIFTSRDKVVRVWVNEEDHLRIIAQSPDGNIARVFNRLQEMVKALGDQLDFAFDRKKGFLTSCPTNIGTTMRAGVHIHLKNLEQNIHLLESIARAHHLQIRGTHGEKTAVEGAVFDISNARRLGISANTILNDLHSGVQAIIQAEKK, encoded by the coding sequence ATGAAAGCTGAGCCCGGGCTGCCTTTTCACGTCTTTTCCCGATCTAAAATAAAGCAGCACCTGACACTCACATTATACAACGACCTGAAAGGGATCCGTACCTCATCGGGGTACAGTCTTGACCAGGCCATCAAATCCGGCATCGGGAATCCGGACTCAGCTATTGGTATTTATGCCGGGGACATGGACAGCTACGATTGCTTTGCGCCGGTGTTGCTGCCCATTATCGAGGACTATCACCACCTGGAACAAGGCTGGTCCCATAAACCCGGCATGGAAAAAGCGGTTCTGCCGGACCTGGACCCGACACAGACGTTCATACGCTCAGCCCGGATTCGTGTGGCAAGAAACCTGTGTGGCTTTCCTTTTTCAGGCAACATGAGTTTAAATCAGCGGCAGGCCCTGGAAGAGACAATAAAGCAGGCCGTGGACACCCTTTCCGAAAAATTGTCCGGCACCTACACCGGTTTTGCAGATTTAAATGAAAGTCAATTCAATGGTCTTCTTGAAAAAGGCCTGGCCTTTCCCAAAGGCGACCGGTTCATGGATGCTGCAGGCATAAACCAGGATTACCCCATAGGACGCGGCATATTCACCAGCCGTGACAAGGTTGTCCGGGTATGGGTCAATGAAGAGGATCATCTGCGCATCATCGCCCAGTCACCGGATGGGAATATTGCCCGTGTTTTTAATCGGCTGCAGGAGATGGTCAAGGCGCTTGGAGATCAACTTGATTTTGCCTTTGACCGGAAAAAAGGGTTTCTTACCTCCTGTCCCACCAATATCGGGACAACCATGAGAGCCGGTGTGCATATTCATCTTAAAAATCTGGAACAAAATATTCATCTCCTTGAATCCATAGCCAGAGCGCATCACCTGCAGATCCGGGGAACACACGGGGAAAAAACCGCAGTTGAAGGGGCTGTTTTTGACATCTCCAATGCGCGCAGGTTAGGCATCAGCGCCAATACAATTTTAAATGATCTTCACAGCGGAGTTCAGGCCATTATCCAGGCAGAAAAAAAATAA
- the raiA gene encoding ribosome-associated translation inhibitor RaiA, giving the protein MNISITFKNVPSSDAVKSHVEKKLNKLDKMLEYPAESQVVLSEEKLHSIAEVNLICNKLKIHARGEAEENNMYLAIDNVVEKIRIQITKFKDKQKRHLAGDKQSIKDEVPEPVETE; this is encoded by the coding sequence ATGAACATTTCAATTACTTTCAAGAACGTCCCTTCATCCGACGCTGTAAAATCTCATGTCGAAAAGAAATTGAATAAACTGGATAAAATGCTGGAGTACCCTGCGGAGTCCCAGGTTGTCCTCTCAGAGGAAAAACTGCACAGCATTGCCGAAGTTAACTTGATTTGTAATAAGTTGAAAATTCATGCCAGAGGCGAGGCCGAAGAGAACAACATGTATCTGGCCATAGACAATGTGGTTGAAAAAATCAGAATTCAGATTACCAAGTTTAAAGACAAACAAAAACGCCATCTGGCCGGTGACAAGCAGAGCATCAAAGATGAAGTGCCTGAACCTGTAGAAACTGAATAG
- the panP gene encoding pyridoxal-dependent aspartate 1-decarboxylase PanP codes for MSPSFSFFSLPGNSAWNQEPKYLRKTSGQLIADRKSLDRVFIRPDDENSKKTLVKYMEQILFGLHDFLNRHVGVTEEISLTELAKSYMDVEISDHPQKNLGQVIEDIIKDVAPKAVNVASPYFIGHMTSALPFFMVHLKAITAALNQNVIKMETSKVLAVIERQVLAKVHRLIFKQDDRFYRAHVQNTRTALGAFTSGGTTANITAMWVARNRLFPPKDDFKSIEEDGLFKAMQVHDTDRVVILVSRRGHYSLRKASGILGLGNKNIIAVDVKPDHTIDTDKLKQTIKTIKQEGRTQIAAIVGIAGATETGTIDPLQDMADICEKEQIHFHVDAAWGGPILLSDTYAHLLSGIERADSVTIDGHKQFYMPMGAGMVYFKNAMALDAIAYHARYVNRKGSVDLGIKTLEGSREAACLILDASLKIMGAKGYALMIDHGIETARTFAQKIEERPEFELVTPPILNILTYRLVPMAYRQKMKTARGEKRKLLNQELDEINIRIQRIQREAGKSFVSRTRLKLAPEDDFMVVVLRSVIMNPYTTEIILDDILDEQEQIYHQF; via the coding sequence ATGTCACCCTCTTTTTCATTTTTTTCACTGCCTGGAAACAGTGCCTGGAACCAAGAGCCTAAATATTTGCGAAAAACATCCGGACAATTGATCGCTGACCGCAAGTCCCTGGACCGGGTTTTCATCCGCCCCGATGATGAAAACAGCAAAAAAACCCTGGTTAAATACATGGAGCAGATCCTGTTCGGACTGCACGATTTTTTAAACCGGCATGTGGGGGTCACCGAAGAGATCAGCCTGACCGAACTTGCCAAAAGCTACATGGACGTAGAGATCAGTGATCATCCCCAGAAAAATCTGGGCCAGGTGATTGAAGATATCATAAAAGACGTTGCGCCAAAAGCGGTCAATGTGGCATCCCCCTACTTTATCGGGCATATGACCTCCGCCCTGCCCTTTTTTATGGTCCACCTCAAAGCCATCACGGCAGCCTTGAACCAGAATGTCATTAAGATGGAAACCTCCAAGGTGCTGGCCGTCATTGAACGGCAGGTGCTGGCAAAAGTTCACCGCCTGATTTTCAAACAGGATGACCGGTTTTACCGGGCCCATGTCCAGAATACCCGTACGGCGCTGGGGGCCTTTACATCGGGCGGCACCACGGCCAACATAACCGCCATGTGGGTGGCCAGAAACCGCCTGTTCCCGCCCAAAGATGATTTTAAAAGCATTGAAGAAGACGGCCTTTTTAAAGCCATGCAGGTCCATGACACGGACCGGGTGGTGATCCTTGTCTCCCGGCGGGGACACTACTCGTTGAGAAAGGCAAGCGGCATTTTAGGTCTGGGCAATAAAAACATCATTGCCGTGGACGTAAAACCGGATCACACCATTGACACGGACAAACTCAAACAGACCATCAAGACCATCAAGCAGGAAGGCCGCACCCAAATAGCCGCCATCGTGGGCATTGCTGGGGCCACGGAAACAGGTACCATTGATCCGTTGCAGGATATGGCCGATATCTGTGAAAAAGAGCAGATCCATTTTCATGTGGATGCTGCATGGGGCGGGCCCATACTGTTATCCGACACCTATGCCCACCTGCTGTCAGGCATTGAACGGGCGGATTCAGTCACCATTGACGGCCACAAACAATTTTACATGCCCATGGGGGCGGGTATGGTCTATTTCAAAAACGCCATGGCCCTTGATGCCATTGCCTACCATGCCCGGTACGTGAACCGTAAAGGCTCTGTGGACTTAGGGATAAAAACCCTTGAAGGTTCCAGGGAGGCGGCCTGCCTGATCCTGGATGCCTCCTTAAAAATCATGGGTGCCAAAGGATATGCCCTGATGATTGATCATGGCATTGAAACGGCCAGGACATTTGCCCAAAAAATAGAAGAACGGCCCGAATTTGAGCTGGTTACCCCGCCCATACTCAATATCCTGACCTACAGACTTGTGCCCATGGCTTACCGGCAGAAAATGAAAACGGCCCGGGGAGAAAAGCGCAAACTATTAAACCAGGAACTAGACGAGATCAATATCCGCATCCAGCGCATCCAGCGGGAAGCAGGCAAAAGTTTTGTCTCCAGAACCCGGCTTAAACTTGCACCCGAGGATGACTTCATGGTGGTGGTGCTTAGAAGCGTTATCATGAACCCCTATACCACCGAAATCATTTTGGATGATATTCTGGATGAACAGGAACAAATCTATCATCAATTTTGA
- a CDS encoding ATP-binding protein: MKRIFFSFFLFTMASVVTWQFVVAPLACRLVDEYFDREIDQYYGSLVKGIYNMLLEDIEALPQDQWADYIKRRQPQFGYQLAIDPMDSLALKEKDRVILNQGGIVVQKDGELYYKRIGASRQVVTMGTLPEFDPPMHVEMVFWSMVVVNFAFMTLLWTMPFWLKLRRISLAAERFGKADFTTRVTISQRSALFPVARSFNDMAGKIQQLIASHKELTGAVSHELRTPISRIRFSMEMLETAKDKEELHENILEIQKDINELETLVSELLMYARFDRETPYLERVEIPVEALIKEIARKGGKTSPHIRIQCVVPEYNKDCRIVVEPRYMSRALGNLVQNAGKYASSRVKIVFEKTDAFCMIHVDDDGPGVPPADCKRIFEAFVRLDESRSRDTGGYGMGLAIVKRIMAWHGGEVFVSKSLLGGARFTIRWPADHGT, encoded by the coding sequence ATGAAACGGATTTTTTTCTCTTTTTTTTTGTTTACCATGGCCAGTGTGGTCACCTGGCAGTTTGTGGTTGCTCCGTTGGCCTGCCGGCTCGTGGATGAATACTTTGACCGGGAGATTGATCAATACTACGGATCACTTGTCAAGGGAATCTACAATATGCTTCTTGAGGATATTGAAGCGTTGCCCCAGGATCAGTGGGCGGATTATATAAAACGCCGGCAGCCTCAGTTTGGTTATCAGCTGGCCATTGATCCCATGGATTCTCTTGCGTTAAAGGAAAAAGACAGGGTGATTTTGAACCAGGGCGGTATTGTTGTACAAAAAGACGGGGAGCTGTATTACAAACGTATCGGTGCAAGCCGCCAGGTGGTTACCATGGGGACGTTACCTGAATTTGATCCCCCCATGCATGTGGAAATGGTGTTCTGGAGCATGGTGGTTGTCAATTTCGCTTTTATGACCCTGTTGTGGACCATGCCGTTTTGGCTTAAGCTGCGGCGCATCAGTCTGGCGGCTGAACGCTTCGGCAAAGCGGACTTCACAACCCGGGTCACAATATCACAACGGTCCGCATTGTTTCCTGTGGCCAGGTCTTTTAATGATATGGCCGGAAAAATACAACAGCTGATCGCATCCCATAAGGAGCTTACCGGAGCGGTTTCCCATGAGCTGCGCACGCCCATTTCACGGATCCGGTTCAGCATGGAAATGCTCGAGACGGCCAAAGACAAAGAGGAACTTCACGAAAATATCCTGGAAATCCAAAAGGATATTAATGAACTGGAAACATTGGTGTCCGAATTGTTGATGTATGCTCGGTTTGACCGGGAAACACCATATCTTGAACGGGTTGAAATACCTGTGGAGGCTTTGATAAAAGAGATTGCCAGAAAGGGAGGCAAGACATCGCCCCATATCCGGATTCAATGCGTTGTGCCGGAATATAATAAGGACTGTCGGATCGTGGTCGAACCCCGCTATATGTCCAGGGCGTTGGGCAATCTTGTCCAGAATGCTGGGAAATATGCAAGCAGCAGGGTAAAGATCGTGTTTGAAAAAACAGATGCCTTTTGCATGATTCATGTGGATGATGACGGCCCAGGGGTGCCCCCAGCGGATTGCAAACGAATTTTTGAAGCCTTTGTCCGCTTAGATGAAAGCCGCAGCCGGGATACCGGGGGGTACGGCATGGGCTTGGCCATTGTCAAAAGAATCATGGCCTGGCACGGCGGGGAGGTTTTTGTGTCAAAATCTTTGCTTGGCGGTGCCCGGTTTACCATCCGATGGCCGGCAGACCATGGCACATGA
- a CDS encoding winged helix-turn-helix domain-containing protein: MDEKTTVLLVEDDRRLGDLIARYLSRNDFDVSIERRGDTAPARIIKQIPDLVILDLMLPGMDGLEVCRNVRPRFQGPILMLTAREDDMDQVAGLEVGADDYVIKPVEPRVLLARIRALMRRFEKKKILFFEPADPKDPDELVFNSLAVTRSSRTVTLGGEAVELTTSEFDLLWLLAENSGRILDRDTICQKLKGIEYDGLDRSVDLAVSRLRKKLYDDPEKAKRIKTVWGKGYLFVPDAWK; this comes from the coding sequence ATGGATGAGAAAACAACTGTTTTACTGGTAGAAGACGACCGCCGTCTAGGAGATCTGATTGCCAGGTATTTATCCCGTAATGATTTTGATGTCTCTATTGAAAGACGGGGGGACACAGCCCCTGCCCGGATTATCAAACAGATCCCTGATCTTGTCATCCTGGATTTGATGCTGCCGGGCATGGACGGTCTGGAGGTGTGCCGTAATGTCCGACCAAGATTCCAGGGGCCTATTTTAATGCTCACCGCAAGGGAAGATGACATGGACCAGGTGGCAGGTCTTGAAGTGGGTGCTGATGATTATGTTATAAAACCGGTGGAGCCCCGGGTGCTGCTGGCGCGCATCCGGGCGTTGATGCGGCGGTTTGAGAAAAAGAAAATTCTTTTTTTTGAACCGGCCGATCCGAAAGACCCGGATGAACTGGTGTTTAACAGCCTTGCCGTCACCAGATCCTCCCGCACGGTTACACTGGGAGGGGAAGCCGTGGAACTGACCACCAGCGAATTTGACCTGCTCTGGCTTTTGGCCGAAAACAGCGGTCGGATCCTTGACAGGGATACCATCTGCCAGAAACTTAAGGGCATTGAATATGACGGCCTGGACCGCAGTGTTGATTTGGCCGTCTCCCGGCTTCGCAAAAAGCTTTACGATGACCCTGAAAAGGCAAAACGCATTAAAACGGTCTGGGGCAAGGGGTACCTTTTTGTCCCGGACGCCTGGAAATAA
- a CDS encoding DUF2860 family protein yields MLLLILLIPSLAPAGQTKEDDKYGFFGSILLGAGVAASKPSGLTVTDDNKKIDTLHDRTDRQNRVIPLILGEFGYSFAATGTRISLSNQKSEKSFADVVVEQPLKNLGTLRASFGYGKQDVWANPYLTGVKRSETEEASYNMKLEWEQIAGSGFFATLKLSSIDVDQDLIGEMYQDLKRDGQIMAAKTGYTFFVGKNQMIIPGFDIEVEDRDGESNASKKFGASVSHVIDIHKWHFITSLGMGRREFDKAHPIFHETRKETQYELSHLVTYSSPFGFKGWFVNGLAAYSRTDANINFFKQDELTIGAGIGYEF; encoded by the coding sequence ATGCTTCTGTTAATACTGCTGATACCGTCACTGGCGCCGGCCGGGCAGACCAAAGAAGATGACAAATACGGATTCTTCGGCAGCATTCTTCTGGGCGCAGGCGTGGCGGCAAGCAAACCCAGTGGGTTAACTGTAACCGACGACAACAAAAAAATTGACACGCTGCATGACAGGACTGATCGTCAAAACAGGGTCATTCCGTTGATTTTAGGGGAATTTGGCTACAGTTTTGCCGCCACCGGCACCCGAATTTCACTGAGCAACCAGAAAAGTGAAAAATCATTTGCCGACGTGGTTGTGGAGCAGCCGCTTAAAAATCTGGGGACCTTGCGTGCCTCCTTTGGGTATGGCAAACAAGATGTATGGGCCAACCCCTACCTTACAGGGGTTAAGCGAAGTGAAACCGAAGAAGCGTCCTACAACATGAAACTGGAATGGGAACAGATTGCAGGATCCGGTTTTTTTGCCACACTGAAACTAAGTTCCATTGATGTGGACCAGGATCTGATCGGCGAGATGTACCAGGATCTGAAACGGGACGGGCAGATCATGGCCGCAAAAACAGGGTATACTTTCTTTGTCGGGAAAAACCAGATGATTATCCCCGGTTTTGACATTGAAGTGGAAGACCGGGACGGCGAAAGCAATGCCAGTAAAAAGTTCGGGGCTTCCGTATCCCATGTCATTGACATTCACAAGTGGCACTTTATAACCAGCCTTGGCATGGGCAGAAGAGAGTTTGATAAGGCCCATCCGATTTTTCATGAAACCCGGAAGGAAACCCAATACGAGTTGAGTCATCTTGTTACCTATTCAAGCCCCTTTGGCTTTAAAGGCTGGTTTGTAAACGGCCTTGCGGCCTACAGCCGGACAGATGCCAATATTAACTTTTTCAAGCAGGATGAATTGACCATCGGTGCCGGTATCGGCTACGAATTCTGA
- the ttdA gene encoding L(+)-tartrate dehydratase subunit alpha, which produces MDLNTQREHFIDVMAKFTGYAGKHLPDDVIAKLKELRTQEDTPMAKLIYDAMFDDLDMAHKLDRPACQDTGVIQYFVQVGSKFPMIDEIESCLVEAVKKATIESPLRHNCVEIFDEKNTGNNVGTRIPWIDWEVVPNNDEVKIYMYMAGGGCSLPGTAKVLMPLEGYDGAVKFIFDQITSYGINACPPLLVGIGIAGSVEVAAKLSKKALLRPIGTQNPNARGAELEKMIEKGLNDIEIGPGGLTGKNSVMGVNIEQAGRHPATIAVGLSTGCWAHRRALIKFDSSLEYEVISHKGVTL; this is translated from the coding sequence ATGGACCTAAACACACAACGCGAACATTTTATTGATGTTATGGCCAAGTTTACCGGCTATGCAGGCAAACATCTTCCAGATGATGTCATTGCCAAACTCAAAGAGCTCAGGACCCAGGAAGATACGCCCATGGCAAAACTTATTTATGATGCCATGTTTGATGACTTGGATATGGCCCACAAGCTTGACAGGCCGGCATGTCAGGATACGGGTGTGATTCAGTATTTTGTGCAGGTGGGTTCCAAATTTCCCATGATTGACGAGATCGAAAGCTGCCTGGTTGAAGCGGTAAAAAAAGCCACCATCGAATCGCCTTTGCGTCATAACTGCGTGGAAATTTTTGATGAAAAAAATACCGGCAATAATGTCGGTACAAGAATTCCCTGGATTGACTGGGAGGTTGTACCCAATAATGACGAGGTCAAAATCTATATGTACATGGCAGGTGGTGGATGCAGCCTGCCCGGCACTGCAAAGGTCCTGATGCCGCTGGAAGGGTATGATGGTGCGGTCAAATTCATATTTGATCAAATCACCTCTTACGGCATCAACGCCTGTCCCCCGCTTTTGGTAGGTATCGGCATTGCAGGATCCGTAGAGGTGGCCGCCAAACTTTCCAAAAAAGCCCTGCTCCGGCCCATCGGTACACAAAATCCCAATGCCCGGGGCGCAGAGCTGGAGAAGATGATTGAAAAAGGCTTGAATGACATTGAAATCGGTCCTGGCGGACTTACGGGTAAAAATTCGGTGATGGGCGTCAACATAGAACAGGCAGGTCGCCATCCGGCAACAATAGCGGTTGGTCTCTCCACCGGATGCTGGGCGCACAGAAGAGCCTTGATCAAATTTGATTCAAGCCTGGAATATGAAGTTATCTCACATAAAGGAGTCACACTATGA
- the ttdB gene encoding L(+)-tartrate dehydratase subunit beta, with protein MSTKTLTTPIKNEDLEDLTIGDVIFLDGYLITSRDDVHHRHIHQGKDLPVDLAGKAIFHAGPIMQERKDEPGKYDVISIGPTTSMRMEKLQKEFLEATGVKLVVGKGGMGPKTAEGCMAYKAVHTVFPGGCAVLAASRVEEVESVEWLDLGMPEAMWVMRVKQFGPLIVSIDTKGNNLFEKNKAMFNEKKDKVVAEIIKHVDYLD; from the coding sequence ATGAGCACAAAAACACTAACAACACCGATTAAAAATGAAGATCTTGAAGACCTCACCATTGGAGATGTTATATTCCTGGACGGTTACCTGATCACCAGCCGGGATGATGTGCATCACCGCCATATCCACCAGGGCAAAGATCTGCCCGTTGACCTTGCAGGCAAAGCCATTTTTCATGCAGGTCCCATTATGCAGGAGAGAAAAGATGAACCCGGCAAGTATGATGTTATTTCCATCGGGCCGACCACCAGTATGCGCATGGAAAAACTTCAAAAGGAATTTTTGGAGGCAACCGGCGTTAAACTGGTTGTGGGCAAAGGCGGCATGGGGCCCAAAACAGCTGAAGGCTGCATGGCGTATAAAGCGGTTCACACCGTATTTCCAGGCGGTTGCGCAGTCCTGGCCGCGAGCCGGGTGGAAGAGGTCGAATCCGTTGAATGGCTGGATTTAGGCATGCCCGAAGCCATGTGGGTGATGCGGGTTAAACAATTTGGCCCGTTGATCGTTTCCATCGATACAAAAGGAAATAATCTATTTGAAAAAAACAAAGCGATGTTTAATGAGAAGAAAGATAAAGTTGTGGCAGAAATCATTAAACATGTGGATTATCTTGATTAA